The following proteins come from a genomic window of Proteinivorax hydrogeniformans:
- a CDS encoding glycerate kinase, with the protein MKIAVACDSFKGTFSSLEIANHIENVAKIYFEEIKVEKIAVADGGEGTIDALLHTLDGSACFQEVFSPLGEKITAKYGYIDSNKTALIEMAQASGLFTIPEDAKNPLKTSSYGTGQLISNALEKGVKKIILGLGGSATNDGGMGVLAALGARFYDAKGKEIKCYAGESLSKVSEISLEEVNSKALECEFEIMCDVDNILTGPNGATYVFGPQKGATVNQLRLLEEGMVKYSRVLERCVNKEVGSIKGSGAAGGVAAAMLGVFNGKISSGIDIALDLMDFDKKIADCQFVITGEGKMDKQTLAGKVPYGISKRCKALNIPVIGFVGGLEMNKSGPSHPEELYTVFSVVSDFTEFSTIQKNPEKYLIDAIHRMFKFIKLGYDLKSSRRK; encoded by the coding sequence ATGAAGATAGCTGTTGCATGCGACTCGTTTAAGGGTACATTTTCGTCTTTAGAGATAGCAAATCACATAGAAAATGTTGCAAAAATCTATTTTGAAGAAATTAAGGTAGAGAAGATTGCTGTAGCAGATGGTGGCGAAGGAACTATCGATGCTCTTTTGCACACATTAGATGGGAGTGCATGTTTTCAAGAGGTTTTTAGCCCGTTAGGAGAGAAAATAACTGCTAAATATGGATATATAGACAGTAACAAAACAGCACTAATTGAAATGGCTCAAGCATCAGGGCTTTTTACGATACCAGAAGATGCGAAAAATCCATTGAAAACCAGTAGCTATGGGACTGGCCAGCTAATATCTAACGCCTTAGAAAAAGGTGTAAAGAAGATAATATTAGGCTTAGGTGGAAGTGCCACAAATGACGGAGGAATGGGTGTCTTAGCAGCTTTGGGAGCTAGATTTTATGATGCTAAAGGTAAAGAAATAAAATGCTACGCAGGCGAGTCTTTGTCCAAAGTATCAGAGATATCCTTAGAGGAAGTTAACTCAAAAGCACTAGAGTGTGAATTTGAAATCATGTGTGATGTAGATAATATACTTACGGGCCCTAATGGTGCTACCTATGTGTTTGGCCCACAAAAAGGCGCTACAGTTAATCAGCTTAGGCTTTTAGAAGAGGGAATGGTAAAGTATAGCAGGGTTTTAGAGCGCTGTGTAAACAAAGAAGTTGGCTCAATAAAGGGAAGTGGGGCAGCTGGAGGTGTGGCTGCGGCCATGTTGGGGGTTTTTAACGGAAAAATCAGCTCCGGAATCGATATAGCATTAGATCTAATGGATTTTGATAAAAAAATCGCAGATTGTCAATTTGTAATAACAGGGGAAGGAAAAATGGATAAGCAAACTTTAGCGGGAAAAGTCCCCTATGGTATTTCTAAAAGGTGTAAAGCCTTGAATATACCAGTAATAGGTTTTGTTGGGGGGTTGGAGATGAACAAAAGTGGTCCTTCTCACCCAGAAGAACTCTATACTGTATTTTCCGTAGTCAGTGATTTTACAGAATTTTCAACGATACAAAAAAATCCTGAAAAGTATTTGATAGATGCCATACACAGAATGTTTAAATTTATAAAACTTGGGTACGACCTAAAAAGTAGCAGGAGGAAATAA